In one Trichosurus vulpecula isolate mTriVul1 chromosome 8, mTriVul1.pri, whole genome shotgun sequence genomic region, the following are encoded:
- the THAP10 gene encoding THAP domain-containing protein 10, with product MPARCVAAHCGNTTKSGKSLFRFPKDRAVRLLWDRFVRGHRADWYGGNDRSVICSDHFAPCCFDVSSVIQKNLHFSQRLRLVAGAVPTLHRAPALPPEERPEEPPPAPAPTPGPEAEKPEEARPATQPLDVPPADPTPCRLVLPSRKRPATAQITYEYEATQTQVDVDHQSNDVTSVPPYCEEGLVSIDVDVHALKMHKSTHISLKRPPHRSLGIQAKVKTSSKQLCDAAAQTDELWSVPRTSFLFCIYSSDSETDTDWDIKSEQSNLSYIAVQVKEETY from the exons ATGCCGGCCCGCTGCGTGGCCGCCCACTGCGGCAACACCACCAAGTCGGGCAAGTCCCTGTTCCGCTTCCCCAAGGACCGCGCGGTGCGGCTGCTGTGGGACCGCTTCGTGCGGGGCCACCGCGCCGACTGGTACGGGGGCAACGACCGCTCGGTTATCTGCTCCGACCACTTCGCCCCCTGCTGCTTCGACGTCTCGTCCGTCATCCAGAAGAACCTGCACTTCTCCCAGCGCCTGCGGCTGGTGGCGGGCGCCGTGCCCACCCTGCACCGGGCTCCGGCCCTGCCCCCCGAGGAGCGCCCGGAGGAGCCGCCGCCGGCCCCTGCCCCTACCCCTGGCCCCGAGGCGGAGAAGCCCGAGGAGGCCCGACCGGCCACTCAGCCGCTGGACGTCCCCCCGGCCGACCCCACGCCCTGTAGACTCGTCCTCCCCTCCAGGAAGAGGCCTGCGACTGCCCAG attACATATGAATATGAAGCTACCCAGACACAAGTAGATGTTGATCACCAATCTAATGATGTCACTTCGGTGCCTCCTTACTGTGAAGAAGGCTTAGTGTCTATAGATGTTGATGTTCATGCACTTAAGATGCATAAAAGTACACACATTTCTTTGAAAAGGCCCCCTCATCGTAGTTTGG GTATTCAGGCCAAAGTAAAAACGTCAAGTAAACAACTCTGTGATGCAGCTGCTCAAACAGATGAACTGTGGTCCGTTCCTAGAACTTCTTTCCTGTTTTGCATTTACTCCAGTGATTCTGAAACAGATACTGACTGGGATATCAAGAGTGAACAAAGCAACTTATCTTACATAGCTGTGCAGGTGAAAGAAGAGACATATTGA